Genomic segment of Cytobacillus suaedae:
TATTTCTTTCTTATTTAGCACTTAAGGGAATTTATCTCACCATAAGGGATGGAAACTGGCTTGTTCTTATTAGAATACTAATCATTAATGTCCCTCTTGCAGGAGCAATGGTATACGGTACGTGGTATTGTATTGACTTATACATAATAGATGAATTTCGAGATGTAAGAAGAAAAAAGGCTTTAGCTGAGGAACAAGAGGTAGAAAATATTAAGAAACAACAAAAAGTTGTAGAGTTTCAAGAAAAAGTAAGGTCTGGAAATCTCAAAGGCAGAATTCATAAGCAAAACAAACGTAGGTGAACCTATACAAACTACATAGCAAGGATACCTGAGTCCTTATCCAACTGCAGTGTTCTATCACATATATGAAATTAGAAAACCGCAGTGGATCCTAAAAATCCCTGCGGTTTCCTGTTCAGCTTACTTCACTTCTGTCAAAGTAACCTTCACATTATCATAATAAACACTCGTTTCCCCCTGAAACCCTGAATCAGTTCCCAGTACAATCCAGACCATACCATTCTTATCTGTAGTCACCTCAAGTGGCTGAGATTTGTTAGTCATTTTCTTCACTTTATATGTGTTATCTCTACTGTTGTCTTTCGCAACATTCCCAATCACTTTTGCATGTGATCCACTTTGTGCTTGGTTACCTTTATCAATATTCATTGTGTAGTAGCCATTTACAACCTGACTCTTCGGCTCAAACGTTGTTGCTCCTGCTTTTACAAATACACTTTCACCTGGAGAGCCGCCAATTCCATTTTGCCCCCCTGGAACATTTGTAAGTAAATCAAATTCAAGGTCTACCTGATATGTTGTGTTTGGTTTTAATCCTGCACGTGTGTCTAATTTCTTCTTCACATACATAAATAAATCTGAGCTTTGATTTGTCCCGCTAGTATATATAGCCTTTGAGTTAAGTGGTGATTTTTTATGTTCAAATGCTAGTTTATAATCTCTTTGTTGATAATTTGAAGGAAGGTCTGAGAATCCAGCTTGCCAGCTGCTTAGTCCTTTTTCAAAGTTATAAGTAAATGTCAGTTGCTCTTGGCCGGTAATCATAAATGGGATAGTGACTGATTTGCCCATTCCTTTACCTAGCTTTGCTTGTAAGCCTTTTTCTATGTGTATGGTATGAACTACTCCTTTAGTATAAGGCTTTAATGGCTTAATTTTTATGGATTTACCATCTTTATTTACTTCTAGCTTTGTAGGAACTACCTGTTGTTTTCCATTAACAACTTTTGTTACGTAGAGTTTTTTCTCATTGACTGATTTCGGATTTATTTTTTTGTTAAAATGTACAGTCCATTCTTTTAATGGATTTGTATCTGTTAAGCCTTTAAATGACTCTTCTTTGTTCTCTTCATACAATGACTTCTTTGTATCACTATTTAACACACTTAGTTTCACATGATTTTGCAGGTTTAAAACTCCTACTACATACGGATAGGAGATTGCCTGTG
This window contains:
- a CDS encoding protease complex subunit PrcB family protein produces the protein MKLGKWFLAVLLSICLIAPTQGFAKNTELQVSPNLTFKPIGEQNLTDAQRSFIEQVKHKEGIYQQGNFYVISLGEKPNSGYELEFEGQEQNWEQLKLYFKVKTPRVGELHAQVISYPYIAGTVDLPNYTTLSVYNSETKKPLFDEELVNPHLFNPIAEKDLTTAQRSFINQVKGKEGIHQQGNFYVISLGEKPNTGYQLEFVNQEQTWEQHKLYFKVKTPKPGEMYAQVQTYPYIAGTIDLPGYTTLNVLNNETKKPLFEAVKNELNVFQPIAEKDITSAQQSFIDQVKGRAGVHQQGNLYVISLGQKSNGGYQLAYDYQQLTNNELKLYFKVKTPKPGEITTQAISYPYVVGVLNLQNHVKLSVLNSDTKKSLYEENKEESFKGLTDTNPLKEWTVHFNKKINPKSVNEKKLYVTKVVNGKQQVVPTKLEVNKDGKSIKIKPLKPYTKGVVHTIHIEKGLQAKLGKGMGKSVTIPFMITGQEQLTFTYNFEKGLSSWQAGFSDLPSNYQQRDYKLAFEHKKSPLNSKAIYTSGTNQSSDLFMYVKKKLDTRAGLKPNTTYQVDLEFDLLTNVPGGQNGIGGSPGESVFVKAGATTFEPKSQVVNGYYTMNIDKGNQAQSGSHAKVIGNVAKDNSRDNTYKVKKMTNKSQPLEVTTDKNGMVWIVLGTDSGFQGETSVYYDNVKVTLTEVK